A window of Meiothermus cerbereus DSM 11376 genomic DNA:
TTTCGGCTCCCTGCGCCCGCGGAACACCATCCGAAAAGGAATCTCGCGCAAACCCAGGTCTTCGCCGATGCGGTTGCGCAAAAAACCCTCGAAGGCCCGCGTTACGAACTCGGGGTGGTTGCAAAAAAAGACAAAGGTGGGGGGAGCTACCTCGGGCTGGGTGAGGAAAAAGAGCTTGAGGGGCTTGCCCTTGAAGTTGGGGAGCATGGTCTGGGTGCTCCAGAGCGAAAGCCAGCGGTTGAGCTCGGCGGTCTCGAAACGCACTCGAGCCAGCTCAAAAAGCCGCGCAGCCTCGGAAAGCAGCTTGTGCAGGTTCTGCTTGGTAACCGACGAAACGTAGAGGATCGGCAGGTGCTGGATGTGGGAAAGTTTGAGGGCCAGGTCGGCCCGCACCCGCTTGGCTTCCTCTTTGCTCTCGATCAGATCCCACTTGGTAATGGTCACGATCACCGGCTTACCGGCCTCGAGGGCCTCGTTGGCTAGTTTTAGCTCGTGGTCGCCCACTTCCTTGGGGTCTATGACCAGCAAGACCACATCGGCATCCAGAATGGCCTGGTGGGCCCGCCCAATGGCCTGTTCCTCGACCCCGGTCTCGGGCCGCTTGCGAATGCCGGCGGTGTCTACCAGCAAGAACCGGCTGCCCCCGTAGTCGAACTCCACATCGATAGAGTCGCGGGTGGTGCCGGGGATCTCCGACACAATCACCCGCTCCTCGCCCAGAATGGCGTTAAGCAGGCTGGATTTACCCGCGTTGGGGCGGCCCACAATGGCCAGGCGGATGGGCACCACTTCGGGCTCGCTCTCGCTCTGGCGAACCGGAAGCATGGCCCAGATGCGCTCCAGTAAATCGTCGAAGCCACGCCCGTGGGCCGCACTGGTGGGAGTGGGCTCGCCAAAGCCCAGGGCATACAAATTGCCCAGGTAGGCCTCGTGCTTGGGGTCGTCTACTTTGGTGGCCACCAGCAGCACCGGCTTGCCCTGGCGGCGCAGAAAGTCGGCGACCTCGAGGTCGGCCGTCACAATGTCGCTGCGGCCATCCACCGCAAAGAGCACCAGGTCGGCGTCTTGAATGGCGCGCTCGACTTTTTGCTTGATTTTCTTCTCCCACACGTCGCCCGACCACAGGCCCCCAGTATCGATCAGCTTGAAGCGGCCCTGCTCGCTTTCCACCACGCCCTCTTTGAGATCGCGGGTGACCCCGGGCACATCGGCCACCACTGCAAACTGGCTCCCGGCTTTGGCGGCTTTTTCCGGGGCCGCACGCAGCCCCATCAACTTGTTGAAGAGGCTCGACTTGCCCACGTTGGGGCGGCCCACAATAACCACTCTATACATAACTCCACTCGCCTTCGGTTTCTGGCTGGCCCACGTTACGTGAGCCCACAAACAGCATCCTTGATGTTACCATGCGCTCTTAGTATGAAGCCTAAAGTTTGCTTGGTGGTAGGCATGGGGCGGGGCATTGGGCTCAGCGTGGCCCGGCGCTTCGGGCGGGAGGGGTATCGGCTGGGCCTGGTGGCCCGCAACGAAGCCAGTCTGGAAAACTACGCGGGGGCCCTCGAGCTCGACGGCTATACTGTTGGGCGCTTTCCCGCCGATGTATCGCGCACCTCCCAGCTCATCTCCGCCGTCCGCGAGGCCGAAAAGCAGCTTGGCCCCATCGAGGTTCTGGTGTACAACGCCTACGCCTCCCAGGAAAGCCGGGCCTCGGAATTGAGCCTGGAGGCCCTCGAGGAGACCCTAAAGGTCAACCTCTACGGCGCCCTGGTCGCGGCTCAACTGGTCATTCCGGGTATGCTGTCGCGCCGGAAGGGTACCCTTCTGTTTACCGGAGGCGGCCTGGCCCTTAACCCCCAGCCCGACCGGGCCGCACTCTCGATCGGCAAGGCCGCGCTGCGGGCCCTGGTGGGCTCCCTCAGCAAGGAGCTGTATCACGAAGGCATCCATGTCGCTACCGTGACCATCGCCGGCCAGATCCGGCGCAACACCCCCTTCGACCCCGACCTGATCGCCGAAAAATTCTGGGAGCTGCACGCCCAGCCTCCGGGCCAGTGGAAGACCGAAATCGTCTACCAGGGTTGAGGAGCCGCTCTATACTTTCTCCTGTGAGTGCTACGCCCAACGCCCTGGCCCGCCTGGTGGAGTCGGCCTCCTTCAACCGCTTCGTAACCGCCATCATCCTGCTGGCCGCCCTGCTGGTGGGCCTCGAGACCTACCCACCCCTCATGGAGCGCTACGGCCCCACGCTTGAGGGGCTCAACGACCTGGTGCTGGCTATTTTTGCTATAGAGGTTTTGCTGCGCATGGCGGCCCTCTGGCCCCGCCCGTTGCGCTACTTCCAGAGCGGCTGGAACGTTTTCGATTTCGCCATCGTGGCTGTTAGCCTGCTGCCAGGGCTGGGCAGCTACGCGGTGGTGGCCCGCCTGCTGCGGCTGCTGCGGGCGCTGCGGCTCATCCGTACCCTGCCCGATCTCCAGATTATTCTGGGCGCTTTGCTGCGCAGCATTCCTTCCATTGGCTACGTGCTGCTGCTGATGATGCTGCTGCTCTACGTCTACGCGGTGGCCGGGGTGTTTTTGTTCGGCCCCAACGACCCCTTCCACTTTGGCAACCTGCACACCGCCCTGCTCACCCTCTTCAGCATCCTTACCCTGGAAGGCTGGGTGGACGTGCTCCGCATTCAGTATTTTGGCTGTGAGCGCTTCGAGCTGCCCGACCCCAGCCTGTGCACCCAGCCGGTGGCCCAGCCCCTGGTCTCGACCCTCTACATGGTCTCGTTTGTGCTGCTGGGCACGCTGGTGTTTTTGAACCTGCTGGTGGGCATCATCGTCAACAGCATGGACGAGATGCGCAAAAGCCTGCAGGAGCACAGAGTACCCCCTAGCGGCCTCGAGGGCCAACTGGAAGAAGTGCAGGCCAGGCTACGGGAAGCCCAGGCTCTGCTCAGCAGCCTGCAAGGGCAACAAAAATAAGCGGCTTACCTTGTGGTATCCCTTATGCTATACCAGATACTATGGGTCATCCCTATGCCATCCAGCCCAAAACGCCCTGGCAGCGCTTTGGGGTGTGGGCTTTAAAGATGCTGGGCTGGACCGCGGTCATGGCCCCACCCCCAGGTAAAAAGTTTGTGCTGGTGGGCTACCCCCACACCTCCAACTGGGACTTTTTGTACGCCCTCTTGTGGGGCATGGCCTCGGGCACGCGCTTTAGGTGGGTGGGTAAGAGAGAGCTGTTTCCCCCGGTGCTGGGGGTGGTGATGAGGTGGCTGGGCGGCATCCCGGTAGACCGCTCCAAGTCTGGCGGCGATTTTGTCCGTCAGGTGGCCCGCATCTTCGAGCAGCACGACAACCTGTGGGTGGTGGTGGCCGCCGAGGGCACCCGCAGCCGCGCCCCCTACTGGCGGAGCGGGTTTTACTACATGGCCCTCGAGGCCAAGGTGCCAATTGCGCTGGCCTATATCGACTACAGCCGCAAGGAAGTGGGCGTCGGGGGCTACTTCACCCCCAGCGGCAACCTCGAGGCCGACTTCGAGCAAATCCGGGCCTTCTACGCCGACAAGGTAGGCCGCAACCCCAGCAAGCAAAGCCCCATCCAGCTCAAGCCAAAGGATAGTGCCTAGAGGCCACCCAAAGCCTTCCATACTGAAAAAGTTAATATTCCCAGATCCCCAGCCGAATCTGTGCGGTAGGGTGCAAGGCGCTGTTGTAGCAAACCTTGAAGGGATTGGGGCCTTTTATGAAAGCCATCACCTATCAGGCGGGCGGTATCCGCGTTATTCTGGTAGTTAGTGACCGTTTATGCTAGAGAAACTTGAATCCCTTGAATCCGAGTACCAGGCGCTCGAGCGCCAACTGGCCGACCCGGCGGTGCTCACTAACCAGACCGAGTATCAACGCATTAGCAAGCGCTACGCTGAGATGGGCCACCTGGTCAAGGTTATTCGCAACTACAAGGAAGCCCTGGCCCACCTCGAGGGGGCCCGCGAATTGCAGTTCGACCCCGAGCTAGGGGAAATGGCCCAGGCCGACATCGAGGCCCTACAGCCCCGCATCCAGGCCCTCGAGGCCGAGCTCGAGCTCTTGCTGCTGCCCAAAGACCCCCTCGACGAGAAAAACGCCATCGTGGAGATCCGGGCCGGCACCGGGGGCGAGGAGGCCGCGCTTTTTGCCGCCGAGCTGCGGGACATGATCATGGAGTATGCCCGGCGGGGCGGCTACAAGGTAGAGCTCCTGGACACCTCGCTCACCGACCTGGGAGGGGTATCCAAGGTCTCCTTCGAGGTGACGGGGCCCGGGGCTTACGGCTACCTGAAGTACGAGGCGGGGGTACACCGCGTGCAGCGGGTTCCGGCCACCGAGACCCAGGGGCGCATCCACACCTCCACCGCCACCGTGGCGGTGATGCCCGAGGCCGAGGAAGTAGACGTACAGCTCGACCCCGCCGACCTCGAGATCACCGTCTCGCGGGCCTCGGGGCCGGGGGGCCAGGGGGTCAACACCACCGACTCGGCGGTGCAGGTTTTGCACAAGCCCACTGGCATGATTGTCTCCTGTATGGAGTCGCGCAGCCAGATTAAAAACAAGGAGAAAGCCCTCGCCATCCTGCGCTCGCGCCTCCTGGAGATCAAGCGGGCCGAAGAGGCCGCCCGCCGCCGCGAAGACCGCCTGGCCCAGATTGGCGCAGGTGAGCGCTCGGAGAAAATCCGCACCTACAACTTCCCCCAGTCGCGCGTGACCGACCACCGCATCGGCTTCACCACCCACGACCTGGAAGGGGTGCTCTCGGGCGACCTCTCCAAGCTACACGAGGCCCTGCGCAAAGCCGACCAGGAACGCCAGCTCGAGGCCCTGTCCAGCAAGACCGCCTAGGCGAAAGGTGGTCTTTATGCATGGGTTGCGACGTGACCTATTGGTGGCGGCAGCCATCCTGATGGACAAGCAGGGGCGGGTCTTGCTGGTCGCCAACGACTGGAGCCGCCGCGGCAGGGTACGCTATACCCTGCCTGGAGGAATGGTCGAAGCGGGCGAAACCGTGCTGGCTGCCATTGCACGGGAAGTACTCGAGGAAACCGGCCTGCGGGTTAAGGCTATCCAGCACCTGGCCTATGTGGTACAGGTGGAGGACGCCCGCAAAAGCGAGCGCACCGTCGCCATAGCCTTTCGCGCCGATTACGAGGGCCTGCTCAACCCCAAAGACCCCGATGGGCACATCGTGGAGGCCCGCTTCTTCACTGCCGAAGAGGTCGCCATCAAGCTAGACGAGCACCGGCCTTTGCTGGAGCCCCTGATGGACTACCTGAAGGGAGAACGGGGCCGTTTTTATGCCTACTCAAGCTGGGGCGGCGAGGGCACCAGAGTTTGAATGCCCCACCGCACGCTTCACAGACGTTGCCTCCCATCCGGGAGGCCACCGTGCTGTGCAGGACAAAGCAGTCATGTTTTGGGCAGCTCAATGAGCGCGCTAGCGCCGAATGGCAAAACCCTGTTGCTCGAGCGCGGCGATGATGTTCTGCATAAACGAGTCGGTCTCGTGGTCGGTCAGGGTGCGCTGGGGGTGGCGGAAAGTCAGGTGGAAGGCCAGGCTTTTTTGTCCCTCCTCCAGCGGCTTGCCCCGGTACACATCAAAAATCTCGAGCTTTTCCAGATATTCGCCTGCCCTGGCGCGAATCAGGCGCTCGACCTCGGCATAGGGGGTAGGCTCCGGCACCACCACCGCCAGGTCACGCATGGAGGCAGGATATTTGGCGATATCGACAAAGCCTCCCGGCCCCTTGCTGAGGGGCAGGGTAAGCTCGAATAGGTATACCTGGGGCAGCTCCAGGGCTGCAGCAATGGCGGGGTGCAGGGCACCGATATGCCCTACCTTTTGCTCGTTCCAGAAAACTGCTCCACTGATACCTGGGTGTAGGTGTGGTACAGCCTCTTTCTCGACCCGCACGCTGCTGCCCAGGTTACGTGCAGCCACCTCGAGCAAACCCTTCAGGGCAAAAAAACTGCCCCCCAGGCCCTTTTGCCATAGCCCCGGAATGGGGTCGCCAGAGAGCATAGCCGCAAGGTGCAGATTTTCGCATTGTTCAAAGACCTTGCCCACCTCGAATAGAAGAAAAGGCCCGTCCTCTCCCTGGGCTAGAGCAGTTTGCAGATTTTTGAGCAGGCCAGGGTAGAGGGCGGTGCGTAAAGCGGTGCGGTCGGCGGTCTGGGGGTTTTGCATGAACACCGTTGGCGCCGAGGCCCGCATCAGGGCGCATTCCTCGGGCGACGACCAGGAGTAGTTCAGCACTTCCTGGAAGCCCAGCCCGGCCATCACCTGCTTGAGCCGTTCGATGGCTTCGTAAGGCGCGTCCACGCCCAGGTTGTCGGGGTGGGGGAAGAAGCTGGGCAGGGTGGTGGGAATCTGTTCGTAGCCCACAATGCGGGCCACTTCCTCCACCAGGTCTTCCTCGATGGAGAGGTCTACCCGGTAGCTGGGCGGGGTTACCGCCCACACCCCGGCCTGGTCGGTGGGTTCAACCCTACAGCCCAGGCGACGGAGCACCTCAGCCTGGGTGGCTTCGGGGTACTCGAGCCCCACCAGCCTCGAGGTATAGGCGGGCCGGAAGGCGATGGGCGGGTGGGGCTGGGTGTAGTTAAGGTCGAGGCGCTCCTGGGCCACCTGCACCTCCGGGCCACCCCAGGCTTGCAGCAGCTCCAGAAAGCGGTCGGCGGCCAGGAGCTGCCCGTCTTTATCCACACCCCGCTCGAAGCGGTAAGAGGCCTCGGTCTTGAGGCCCTGGCGTCTGGCGGTACGGCGCACCCGCACGGGGTCGAAGTGGGCCACCTCCAGGGCTACCGCGGTGGTGGTATCGCGGATTTCGTCCTCGAGGCCCCCCATCACCCCCGCCAGACCAGCCGGACGGGTCTGCTGGCCGTCCTTAACCGCAATCAGCAGGTCACGTTCATCCAGGGTGCGTTCCTGTCCGTCCAGGGTAACCAGCTTTTCCCCGGCCCTGGCCCGGCGCACCACCAGGCCTTCCTTGATGAAGGCCGCATCGTAGGCGTGCATGGGGTTGCCAAGCTCGAGCATGGCGTAGTTGGTGGCATCCACCACGTTGGAGATGGGCCGCATCCCGGCCGCGTACAGGCGGCGCTGTATTAAAAGCGGGCTGGGCCCTACCCGTACCCCTCTTGCATACGACAGGGTGAAGCGGTCGCAACCTTCGGGGTCTTCGATCCAGACCCCAAAAGGCAGGGACAGGGGTGTGCGCTGGGGCTTGGGGCTGGGCTGCACCAGGGTCAGGCCCAGGGCGGCCAGGTCGCGCGCCACTCCGTACACCGAGAGCCAGTCGGGGCGGTTGGGGGTAATCTCGACCTCGATGACCTCCTCGGGGCCCCAGACCTCGGCCAGGGGGGTGCCGGGCGGCAGGGCCTCGGGGGCAAACTCGAGCAGGCCCCCCGCGTAATCGCCCACCCCCAGCTCTTTGGCCGAGAGGGCCATGCCATAGGACTCGAGGCCAGCAATTTTCCGAATGCTCAGCTCGCTTCCATCGGGCAGCACTGCTCCCGGCAGGGCCAGCGCCACCCCCATGCCCGTTTTGGCATTGGGCGCGCCAGAGACAATCTGCACCTCCCGCCCGATATCCACAACGAGCCTGCGCACCGCCTTACCCTCCAGGTTTTCTACCTGCAACACCCGGCCAAACACCACCTGACCAGGGGGCGGGGCTAGACGGCTGATGGACTCGGTCTCGAGGCCCAGCCCAGCCAGAAGCTCTTCCAAACGCGCACTGCTGGGCGCATCGGGCAGGAATTCTTTGAGCCAGCTATAAACAATTTTCATTTGGCAACCCCACTCCTGTTCAACTTGACTGGCTAACCTCTAAACTGCCGCAAAAAGCTCAGGCGGTTCTGGTAGAAGTAGCGAATATCGGGTATGCCGTAGCGCAGCAAAGCCAGCCGCTCGACCCCCATGCCGAAAGCCCAGCCGGTCATGCCCTCGTAGACCCGCGGCAAGCCATGTTTTTCGCGGTAGTCGTCTACTGCCTTGAACAGGTAGGGGTGTACCATGCCGGCGCCGCCCAGCTCGAGCCACTTCTCTCGCTCGGGCCACCACATAGCAAACTGCACCCCCGGCTCCACAAAGGGAAAGAAGGTCGGCTGAAAACGGGCCCTGCCCTCCTTGCCAAAAAGCCCCCGGGCCAGCTCGCTGATTGCGCCTTTGAGGTCGGCCATGGTGATGTTGGGCCCCACCACCAGGCCCTCGAGCTGATGAAACATGGCTTCGTGCGAGGCGTCGGTCTGCTCGTAGCGGAACACCCGTCCCGGAACCACAATTTTGAAGGGCGGGGTGTGCTGAATCATGTAGCGAATCTGCATCCCCGAGGTATGGGTTCGCAGCACCGCCCCACCCAAAGCGGTAACGTCCTCGCCAAAAGGCCCCTGGATGGCAAAACCGTGCTCTAGCTGCCCTTTTTCACTGGACTCAGGCGCACCGCCAAACTCCACCCAGAAGGTATCCTGCATATCCCGCGCGGGGTGCCACTCGGGCATGTTAAGCGCATCAAAGTTGAAGAACTCGCTCTCCACCTCGGGGCCTTCCACCACGCTGAAACCCAGCTTGCGAAAGATGTTCACCAGCTCGAGCAAAATCAGGCTGGTGATGTGCAGTCCACCCGAGGGAAAGGCATAGCCGGGGAGCGAAACATCCAAGGCTTCTTGCTCGAGCTTAGCCTGAAGCTCGAGTTCCTTAAGCTCTGCTTCACGTGCCTCCAGGGCCTCCTCGAGGGCCCGTTTCCACTCGTTCAATACCCGGCCTTTTTCCTTGCGCTGTTCGGGCGAAAGCTGGCCCAGGGTTTTCATCTCCTGGGTCAGCAGGCCGTTTTTCCCCAGGTAGTGTACCTTCAAGCCCTGCAGGCGCTCCAAAGTGGGCGCCCCGCTGATTTCTTCCAGTGCTGCCGCAATATCCATTGAACCTCCCAAAACCCTGTCCAGTCTAACTAAAAGCGGTGGGCGGCACTAAGGCCGCCCACGAGAGAGTGTCATCTCCCGCGGGCCTAGCTAAAAAACCACCCCCCAGCCATACTTGCGGGTTAGCCTACCACCAGGGTCAAACCTGGGTCAATCGCCACCCACCCCATAGAAGAACCTGCTAAAGGGCCTTTGCAAAACAGGTCATAAGGAATGTCTTTGATTTGATCTGGGGCCCCGCCTGAAGCGCGAGTAGCAACAGCCTGAAAAACGATGGTGCCTCAACAATCCCTAACGGAACGGTTCAGGCGGGGTTCATGTTACGCTGCTTTTACCAGCCTTGGTCAAAATAGCGCAGGAGCAGCTTGCCGGGCGGGTATACTTCGGCTTGATGCTTAGCTGGCTCGATTTAATGGCCCTCTTGGTTCTCTCGGCAGCCCTGGGAGTAGGCATTCGCCAAGGGGTTCCTTTCGCGCTGGCAGTGGTGCCAGCGCTGGTACTGTACGTGTTGTTGGCGTCTTTGCTGGGAGCTTGGCTTCCCTTAGCAGCACTGCCCTTTCTCGCGCTGGCCTTGGGGCTGGGCATGGCCTACCTGAGCCATCTCGTTCCGATAACGCCACTTACCCCTACCCTCGAGGCCATCATTGGCGGTGTTGGGGGGTTTTTGTGGGGGCTGTTCCTGGCCTTTATCATCTGGGTTAGCTTCCCGAGCGAATTTGTGGCCTCTACCGGCGCTTTACGCTACCCCTCCGAGCGCATTCCCAGCGGGGTCAAAGACGGCATCGTCAGCAGCCCCTTCGCCCGCCCACTGTTCGACTGGGCCGCCGGAAATCCCGTGCTCAGGGCAGCCTTGCTCCCACACGTCAACCACCCCTAGAGCGCTCTTCACAAATATTGAAAAAGTGCGATGGACAGCTATTTCCGCCCAAAGTCTGCTGGGTTTTCTCCCCAGAGGTCGGTCTGCCACTTGAGAATGGGGTTGCGGTAGGTATTGGAACCTAGCCAGGCCTCGGCCCTGGCTATGCGCTCAAACAGCTCGGCATTTTGCGCTGTGGGTATAAGGTTGGTGCGGGCTTTTTTGGCCTTTACCCAGGCAATGGCGTTGACCGAATCGGAGTAAATAGGCCAGGTGTAGCCCTTTTCCTGGCACAGCATCAAGGCCTCGACAATGGCCAGAAACTCGCCCACGTTGTTGGTTCCCTGAGCAAAAGGCCCTCGACGAAAAATTTCCTTCCGTGTAGCAGTGTCCACACAGCGGTACTCCAGCCGCCCCGGATTGCCGCTGCAAGCTGCATCCACACAGTAACTGGGGATAATCGGCGGAGGGGCCTGCAAAAGCCGGGCCTGACTGGCTTTTTTGTT
This region includes:
- the pheT gene encoding phenylalanine--tRNA ligase subunit beta, giving the protein MKIVYSWLKEFLPDAPSSARLEELLAGLGLETESISRLAPPPGQVVFGRVLQVENLEGKAVRRLVVDIGREVQIVSGAPNAKTGMGVALALPGAVLPDGSELSIRKIAGLESYGMALSAKELGVGDYAGGLLEFAPEALPPGTPLAEVWGPEEVIEVEITPNRPDWLSVYGVARDLAALGLTLVQPSPKPQRTPLSLPFGVWIEDPEGCDRFTLSYARGVRVGPSPLLIQRRLYAAGMRPISNVVDATNYAMLELGNPMHAYDAAFIKEGLVVRRARAGEKLVTLDGQERTLDERDLLIAVKDGQQTRPAGLAGVMGGLEDEIRDTTTAVALEVAHFDPVRVRRTARRQGLKTEASYRFERGVDKDGQLLAADRFLELLQAWGGPEVQVAQERLDLNYTQPHPPIAFRPAYTSRLVGLEYPEATQAEVLRRLGCRVEPTDQAGVWAVTPPSYRVDLSIEEDLVEEVARIVGYEQIPTTLPSFFPHPDNLGVDAPYEAIERLKQVMAGLGFQEVLNYSWSSPEECALMRASAPTVFMQNPQTADRTALRTALYPGLLKNLQTALAQGEDGPFLLFEVGKVFEQCENLHLAAMLSGDPIPGLWQKGLGGSFFALKGLLEVAARNLGSSVRVEKEAVPHLHPGISGAVFWNEQKVGHIGALHPAIAAALELPQVYLFELTLPLSKGPGGFVDIAKYPASMRDLAVVVPEPTPYAEVERLIRARAGEYLEKLEIFDVYRGKPLEEGQKSLAFHLTFRHPQRTLTDHETDSFMQNIIAALEQQGFAIRR
- the prfA gene encoding peptide chain release factor 1 gives rise to the protein MLEKLESLESEYQALERQLADPAVLTNQTEYQRISKRYAEMGHLVKVIRNYKEALAHLEGARELQFDPELGEMAQADIEALQPRIQALEAELELLLLPKDPLDEKNAIVEIRAGTGGEEAALFAAELRDMIMEYARRGGYKVELLDTSLTDLGGVSKVSFEVTGPGAYGYLKYEAGVHRVQRVPATETQGRIHTSTATVAVMPEAEEVDVQLDPADLEITVSRASGPGGQGVNTTDSAVQVLHKPTGMIVSCMESRSQIKNKEKALAILRSRLLEIKRAEEAARRREDRLAQIGAGERSEKIRTYNFPQSRVTDHRIGFTTHDLEGVLSGDLSKLHEALRKADQERQLEALSSKTA
- a CDS encoding SDR family NAD(P)-dependent oxidoreductase — encoded protein: MKPKVCLVVGMGRGIGLSVARRFGREGYRLGLVARNEASLENYAGALELDGYTVGRFPADVSRTSQLISAVREAEKQLGPIEVLVYNAYASQESRASELSLEALEETLKVNLYGALVAAQLVIPGMLSRRKGTLLFTGGGLALNPQPDRAALSIGKAALRALVGSLSKELYHEGIHVATVTIAGQIRRNTPFDPDLIAEKFWELHAQPPGQWKTEIVYQG
- a CDS encoding lysophospholipid acyltransferase family protein, with the translated sequence MGHPYAIQPKTPWQRFGVWALKMLGWTAVMAPPPGKKFVLVGYPHTSNWDFLYALLWGMASGTRFRWVGKRELFPPVLGVVMRWLGGIPVDRSKSGGDFVRQVARIFEQHDNLWVVVAAEGTRSRAPYWRSGFYYMALEAKVPIALAYIDYSRKEVGVGGYFTPSGNLEADFEQIRAFYADKVGRNPSKQSPIQLKPKDSA
- the pheS gene encoding phenylalanine--tRNA ligase subunit alpha gives rise to the protein MDIAAALEEISGAPTLERLQGLKVHYLGKNGLLTQEMKTLGQLSPEQRKEKGRVLNEWKRALEEALEAREAELKELELQAKLEQEALDVSLPGYAFPSGGLHITSLILLELVNIFRKLGFSVVEGPEVESEFFNFDALNMPEWHPARDMQDTFWVEFGGAPESSEKGQLEHGFAIQGPFGEDVTALGGAVLRTHTSGMQIRYMIQHTPPFKIVVPGRVFRYEQTDASHEAMFHQLEGLVVGPNITMADLKGAISELARGLFGKEGRARFQPTFFPFVEPGVQFAMWWPEREKWLELGGAGMVHPYLFKAVDDYREKHGLPRVYEGMTGWAFGMGVERLALLRYGIPDIRYFYQNRLSFLRQFRG
- the der gene encoding ribosome biogenesis GTPase Der, whose translation is MYRVVIVGRPNVGKSSLFNKLMGLRAAPEKAAKAGSQFAVVADVPGVTRDLKEGVVESEQGRFKLIDTGGLWSGDVWEKKIKQKVERAIQDADLVLFAVDGRSDIVTADLEVADFLRRQGKPVLLVATKVDDPKHEAYLGNLYALGFGEPTPTSAAHGRGFDDLLERIWAMLPVRQSESEPEVVPIRLAIVGRPNAGKSSLLNAILGEERVIVSEIPGTTRDSIDVEFDYGGSRFLLVDTAGIRKRPETGVEEQAIGRAHQAILDADVVLLVIDPKEVGDHELKLANEALEAGKPVIVTITKWDLIESKEEAKRVRADLALKLSHIQHLPILYVSSVTKQNLHKLLSEAARLFELARVRFETAELNRWLSLWSTQTMLPNFKGKPLKLFFLTQPEVAPPTFVFFCNHPEFVTRAFEGFLRNRIGEDLGLREIPFRMVFRGRREPKGEGART
- a CDS encoding ion transporter, giving the protein MSATPNALARLVESASFNRFVTAIILLAALLVGLETYPPLMERYGPTLEGLNDLVLAIFAIEVLLRMAALWPRPLRYFQSGWNVFDFAIVAVSLLPGLGSYAVVARLLRLLRALRLIRTLPDLQIILGALLRSIPSIGYVLLLMMLLLYVYAVAGVFLFGPNDPFHFGNLHTALLTLFSILTLEGWVDVLRIQYFGCERFELPDPSLCTQPVAQPLVSTLYMVSFVLLGTLVFLNLLVGIIVNSMDEMRKSLQEHRVPPSGLEGQLEEVQARLREAQALLSSLQGQQK
- a CDS encoding NUDIX hydrolase encodes the protein MRRDLLVAAAILMDKQGRVLLVANDWSRRGRVRYTLPGGMVEAGETVLAAIAREVLEETGLRVKAIQHLAYVVQVEDARKSERTVAIAFRADYEGLLNPKDPDGHIVEARFFTAEEVAIKLDEHRPLLEPLMDYLKGERGRFYAYSSWGGEGTRV
- a CDS encoding viroplasmin family protein produces the protein MARVVKPKSKYYVVWKGRKTGIFTSWPEAEAQVKGFVGAQYKAFENLDKARRAFAGEYQAYLNKKASQARLLQAPPPIIPSYCVDAACSGNPGRLEYRCVDTATRKEIFRRGPFAQGTNNVGEFLAIVEALMLCQEKGYTWPIYSDSVNAIAWVKAKKARTNLIPTAQNAELFERIARAEAWLGSNTYRNPILKWQTDLWGENPADFGRK